The nucleotide sequence ACAACAACATGCCCTGCGGTAAAAAAAGAAAGCGTCATAAGATTGCTACCCACAAACGGAAGAAGCGCCTGCGCAAAAACCGTCACAAGAAGAAGTAAGCCCTTTCGGGGTCTGCTGGCGGGGCGCTGCTGCTAAGGCGCGCCACCCGTCTATCTCTCATCTTGTATCCCCGAGAGTGGCTAATAAATTCGCTTTCCCCGAGGCTTGCAAGGGAAGCCGGTGCTTGGTGCACCGGCTTCCCTTTGCCGGTTTCGGGGGCGAAGGGCCATCATTGGGACTACCTAACAACCCAATCCATTGAGTAACGAATTAATCATTAATTCTACTCAGGAAGGAGAACGGATTGCCCTGCTACAGGACAAGCGGCTCATCGAATATCATTTCGACCGCAACGACACCAATTACTCGGTGGGCGACATCTTCCTGGGCACGGTCAAGAAAGTTATGCCCGGTCTGAACGCTGCGTTCATTGACATCGGGTACGAAAAAGATGCGTTTCTGCACTACGGCGACCTGGGCGAGCAATTTCCCTCGCTCAGCAAGTGGGTGCGGGGCGTACAGTCGCAGAAAACCCCCGTTGGCGCCCTCAAGTCGTTTGGCCTCGAAAAGCCGCTCGACAAAGTGGGCAAGATTGCCGACACCCTCAAGAAGAGCCAGCAGGTGCTGGTTCAGATTGTAAAGGAGCCCATTTCCACCAAAGGCCCGCGCCTGTCCACCGATATTTCGATGGCTGGCCGCTACTTGGTGCTGGTGCCTTTTTCGAATACCATCAGCGTGTCGAAGAAGATTGTGAGCAAGACGGAGCGCGAGCGGCTCAAGCGGCTCATTGCTTCCATCAAGCCCGACAACTTCGGCGTGATTATCCGCACGGTGGCCGAGGGCCGCGAAGTGGCCGAGCTGGACCGCGACATGCAGAGCATGACCAGCAAATGGGAGCAGCTCTTCACGGCGCTGCGCTCTGCCAAGCCCAACGACAAGGTGCTGGGCGAGCTGGGCCGCACCAGCTCCATGCTGCGCGATATGCTCAACGAGTCGTTTGATGCCATTACGGTGGATACTACGGCCCGCTACGAGGAAATGCGCGGCTATCTGGAGCAGATTGCCCCCGATAAGCTGGGCCTGCTGAAGCACTACACCGGCAAGGTGAAGGTGTTTGAGCATCTGGGCATTGAAAAGCAGCTGAAAACGCTGTTTGGCAAAACCGTGACGGTGCCCGGCGGCGGCTACTTGGTAATCGAGCACACCGAAGCGTTGCACGTCATCGACGTCAACTCCGGCAACAAGAGCAACCAGGAAAGCGACCAGGAAGCCACGGCCCTCATGGTGAACATGCTGGCGGCCAAGGAAGTAGCCCGGCAACTTCGGCTGCGCGACATGGGCGGCATCATCGTCGTCGATTTCATTGACATGAAGTCGGCGGAGAGCCGCAAGAAGGTGGAGGACGCCGTGTATCAGGTGATGAAACACGACAAGGCGCGCTACACCATTCTGCCCATCACCAAGTTCGGGCTTCTCCAGATTACGCGGCAGCGCGTGCGCCCGGCCGAGAACATCATCACCGGGGAAGTGTGCCCAACCTGCGGCGGAACCGGCAAAATCTCGGCTTCCATCCAGGTAACCGACGAAATCGACAACAGCATCGAAGACTTGTTGGTGACGCAGAATCAGTCGGGCATTACGCTGCACGTGCATCCGTTCCTGCATGCCTACTACACCAAAGGCCTCGTAAGCCGGCAGATGAAGTGGTATCTGAAATACTACAAGTGGATCAAAGTCACCAAGGACACCAGCCTGGGGCTGACCGATTACCGCATCGAAGACGAAAACGGTGAGGAAATCGAGCTGCACTCGGCGGCGGCAGCCATGGCCCGCCTTCAGGACCACGAAGTAGACATTACCGATTAACCAAGTAGCGTGGTTGTCTGCGACAACTCCTCCTGAAAGAAGAAAAGCCCGCCTTACGGTATGTAGAGCGGGCTTTTTTAATCACGGATTTTGCGGATTAGACGGATTGTTCGGATTCGGCTCCGAGCTATTTACGCTCATGTGTTTTGCACAGAAACGAGCCGGAAATGAATCCGAACAATCCGTCTAATCCGCAAAATCCGTGATTAAAACTTCAACCCCAGATCCAGGGCAAACTCGCTGTTTTTGAGGGTGACGTCCTGGAAGTCGCGCTCATTGTCGAAGTACTTGTCGATGTTGAGCAGGCCACGGTGGTAGCTCAGGCCGGCGAATACCTTGGTGCTCTGGCCCACCTGGTACTCCACGCCCAGGCCCGCCAGCACGGCCGCTTCCGGGATGATGATATGGTCGGAGGCTTTGGTCTCGGTGTTGTTATTGCCGGGGTCGGTGTAGCGCTTCTCGCCGTTGATTTTGGCGGCAATTGCGCCGCCCACGCTACCGCCCAGCTGGAAGTAGAGCTTGGTGTCGGTGGTGATGTCGTTGGTGAACAGCTTCACCGTGAGGGGCACCTCCAGGTACTGCATACCGATTTTCTGCTCCTGGCGGCGGTTGGTGTTGGGGTCGAAGTAGCTGATGGTGCCACCCTTGCCCACCAGCTGCAGGCCCGAGCTGAAAGCGTAGTTTTCGCCGAAGAAGTAGTCGACCACCAGGCCGCCGCCGATGGTGAGCTTGCTCTTCTCGTTTTTGAAGCCGAGCGTGCTCGGGGATTCGGTGCGCAGGTTGGTGATGGAAGGCGACAGTTTGAGGCCAATTTCGACCTGAGCCGAAGCCGTAGCGGCCGATGCACCTATTAAGAGGGCAGCAAGCAGAATTTTTTTCATGGCGAAGGCGAGTTGAGTAAGCCGCGGAATACGATGCCGCTGGGCGCGGCGTTTGGTTTTGGCTAATTTCGCCCAAAGATAGAAGCATGCCCCACTTTCCTTTTGCTATGCGCCCCATCCTGCCCGCCGTACTGGGTGGCTGCCTGCTGCTGCTGGCCGCCTGCAGCCGCGACACCGACACGTCCTGCACGCCCGACCCTGCCGTGGCCAACGTAGCGGCGCCCGTGCAGCTGACCCGGCTGGAAAAGCCGTTCTTCCAGATCCGGACCACCGCCGACGCCCAGCGCTTCCTGGCCGAGCAGCCGCTCTTCGCCAATCAGTTTCTGCAGCGCCGCCAGTTTCCGTCGGATGAGGTGCTGGCGGGTACGCTCACGCGCCTGGCCACCAATCAGGGCCTGCAGGTGCTCGGCCGCCAGACCGACAGCGTGTTTCAGGACTCGGGCAAGCTGAAAGCCGGGCTGGAAGGCATGTTCCAGCACATCCGCTACAACTTCCCCACGTTTCGGGTGCCGCCCGTGCAGACGTTTGTGTCGGGCCTGAGCCAGGATATGTTCGTGAACGACAGCCTGATGGTGCTGGGGCTGGACTTCTTCGTGGGGCCCACGGCGCGCTACCGCCCCAACGTGCCCGAATACATCCTGCGCCGTTACCGCCCCGAGTACGTGCTGCCCACCGCCGCGCTGGCCATCAGCAGCAAATATAACCGCAAGGAGCTCACCAACCAGACCATGCTGGGCGAGATGGTGCAGTACGGCAAGTCGCTGTACTTCGCGGAGCGGGTGCTGCCCTGCACCGCCGATTCGCTGCTCATCGGCTACACCGACAGGGAGCTGCAGGGCGTGTATTTCAACGAAGGCAAGATCTGGGCGCACTTTCTGGACAAGAAGCTACTCTACAACACCGCCCCGTTTACGGTGCAGAAGTACGTGGGCGAGCGGCCCAACATTCCCGAAATCGACAAGACCTGCCCCGGCCGCATTGGGGCGTGGGTGGGCTGGCAGATTGTGCGCAAGTACATGGCCGAAAACCCCAAGGTGACACTGGCCCAGCTGATGGCCGACAAAAACCCGCAGCACATCCTCAACGAGTCGCATTACCGCCCGCGCCCGCGCCGTGCCGAAAGATAGATTTGGTGGTAATTGCTGATCAGGAATCAACGATTGCAGACTCTCCGCCGGGGCGGCAATGTAGCTGCAAAGTCAATTCCTCATTACTAATTCTCATTTACTAATTGACGCCACGTGCATATTGCCGTTTTCAGCCAGTACCACACCAACCCGGACTGCCCGGCCACGAGCCGGCACTACGCGTTGCTGGCGTATCTGGCCCGGCAGCACCGCATCACGCTGATCAGCACGCGCACCTGGGAGCCGCAGCGGCTCACGCAGCAATATCCCTGGGTGCCGGCCGGGGTGGAGCTGCGTGTGGCCGATGTGCCTTATGAAAACCAGATGGGCGTGGCGCGGCGCGGGCTGGCGTTTGCGCAGTATGCGGCCTACGCCGTGCGCGAGGGCCTGCGTATCGACCGGCCCGACGTTATCTGGGGCATTAGCACGCCGCTGACGGCGGCCTGGGCGGCGGCGCAGGTGGCGCGGCGGCGCAAGGTGCCGTGGGTGTTTGAGGTGCAGGATCTGTGGCCTTCCTTCCCGATTGCCATGGGCGCCGTGCCCAACCGCTGGGCTCAGCGCCGCCTGTTTGCGCTGGAAAAAAGCCTGTACGGCAGTGCCCGCCACATCATGGCCCTTTCGCCGGACATGACGCGCTACGTGGAAGCCACGGCCAACCACAATCCGTTGGCCCCGGCCCGGGTAAGCACCGTGCTCAACGGCACCGATCTGGAGCTGGCCGCGCTGGCCACCGACGAAGCCGTAGTCACGCTGCGCCGCGAGCAAGGGCTGCAAGGCCGCCGCGTGGTGCTTTACGCCGGTACCCTAGGCCGTGCCAACGATATTCCGACCCTGCTAGCCGCGGCCGAGCTGCTGGCGGCCCAACGGCCGGAGATGGTGTGGCTGTTTATGGGCCTGGGTTTCGATGAGCCACGAGTGCGGGAAGCCGCATCCCGCTGCCCGGCCATCCGGCTGGTGCCGCCCCAGCCCCGGCACGCTGTGTTCAGCTGGTTCCGGCTGGCGGAAGTGTCGGTGGTTTCATTCCTGGGACTGCCGGTGCTCGATGCCAACTCGCCGGCTAAGTTCTACGACAGCCTAGCCGTGGGCACGCCGGTAATCGTCACCAACAATGGCTGGACCCGCGAGCTGGTGGAAACGCACGGCTGCGGCTGGTTTTCGCCGCCGAGCGATGCGCCGGCCCTAGCACAGCTGCTACACACGCTGCTGGAGCAGCCCGAGCAGCTACGCGCCGCCGGCGCCGCTGGCCGCCAGGTAGCCGCTACCGCCTTCGACCGCCAGCAGCTGGCGGCCACCGTGCAGCAGATTCTGGAGCAAGCCGCACAGTAAACTGTATTGCTTTGTGCTGCAGTGAGCCACTTTTATACTAAGTTGTGCTAGTTTGCTGTTATTTGGCGCCTTTAGGGGCTTTGGAGGAGGTTTTCTGGCTTGCCTGCAGTGTTTTAGCGGTGGTGTCGGCGTAGTACTTGCACCAGCTTTGGAGCGGGCAGATGGTGCATTTAGGCTGCCGGGCCACACAGATGTACCGGCCGTGCAGAATCAGCCAGTGATGCGCCTTGGGTATGAGCTCCTCCGGAATGTGGCGCACCAGCTCTTTCTCCACGGCCAGCGGCGTGGTAGCCGTGCGCGGCACCAGCCCCAGCCTGTGCGACACCCGGAACACGTGCGTGTCCACGGCCATGGCCGGTTGGTTGTATATCACCGACACCACCACATTGGCCGTTTTGCGGCCTACGCCCGGCAGCCGCTGCAACTCTTCAATGGTGCTGGGCACCTCGCCCCCAAACTCACTGACCAGCAACCGGCCCAAACCGGCCAGGTGCTTGGCCTTGTTATTGGGGTACGATACGCTCCGGATAAACGGAAAAATGTCTTCCGCCGAAGCGGCCGCCAGTTGTTCGGGTGTAGGAAACTGCTCCATCAGAGCCGGCATCACCAGGTTCACGCGCTTGTCGGTGCACTGGGCGCTGAGCACCACGGCCACAATCAGCTCGTAGGGCGACGAATAGTGCAGCTCCGTTTCCGGAGCCGGGAAATTGGTGGTGAAGTAGTCGAGGAAGTGGCGGAAACGCTCGGCTTTGCGCATGGTACAAAAGCAGCAAGAGCACCGCGGAAAGCTCCGTAGTGCAGGGGCAATAAAAAAGCGGGATGCCACGAAGGTACCGGTTGGTACGTTTCGGGGCATCCCGCCAGGGAATTTCCTTTTCCGTGGGCCGTAAAAATAAGCGGCGTTCAGCGCCTACGCAGAGCGCAGGAAAGTGCGGGAGTATTGCAGAATGGCCTCCGTGCTGCTTTGGCTGGGCTTGCGGCGCAAGGTATCGAGGGTACGCTGGGCCAGCAGCAGGTCGGCGCAGGTGGCCGCTAGGTCGGCGTCGTGCTGCAGGGCCTGCTCTACTTCCTGCTGTTCGTTAGCCGGCAATTCGTTGTACACGTACCGGAGCAGTTTCTCGTGGGTAAAGGTTTTGATCATAGAAAACGGGTTGTGCGGCCATTTTTTTCCGCAAATTGATCAGCGCGTAACGCATCCGCCCCAGCGCCGTGTTGATGCTGACGCCGGTAGCGTCGGCAATTTCCTGAAAGCTCATGTCGCCGTAGTGGCGCATCACCAGCACTTCCTTCTGCGCGGCGGGCAGCTCCTGTATTAACTCCCGAAGCCGTGCGTAGGTTTCTTCGCGCGTCAGCGCGGCTTCCACTCCTTCCTCGGCGTGCGAGAGAGAGTTGAAGGCATGGCTCGTCGTGTCGAGGTTGAGCAGCGGGCTGCGCTTCTCCCGACGGAAAAAATCGATGGCCAGGTTGTGGGCTATGCGGCAGATCCAGGAGGAAAATTTGCCTTCCTCGTTGTAGCGGCCACCTTTCATGGTGTGGATAGCCTTGATGAACGTATCCTGCAGCAGGTCTTCGGCCACGTCTTCGTCGCGTACGATCAGCATGATAGTCGTAAACACACGGGATTTGTACCGCTCGAGCAAGTGCGCGAAGGCCTCTT is from Hymenobacter yonginensis and encodes:
- the gldB gene encoding gliding motility lipoprotein GldB, with protein sequence MRPILPAVLGGCLLLLAACSRDTDTSCTPDPAVANVAAPVQLTRLEKPFFQIRTTADAQRFLAEQPLFANQFLQRRQFPSDEVLAGTLTRLATNQGLQVLGRQTDSVFQDSGKLKAGLEGMFQHIRYNFPTFRVPPVQTFVSGLSQDMFVNDSLMVLGLDFFVGPTARYRPNVPEYILRRYRPEYVLPTAALAISSKYNRKELTNQTMLGEMVQYGKSLYFAERVLPCTADSLLIGYTDRELQGVYFNEGKIWAHFLDKKLLYNTAPFTVQKYVGERPNIPEIDKTCPGRIGAWVGWQIVRKYMAENPKVTLAQLMADKNPQHILNESHYRPRPRRAER
- the nth gene encoding endonuclease III; protein product: MRKAERFRHFLDYFTTNFPAPETELHYSSPYELIVAVVLSAQCTDKRVNLVMPALMEQFPTPEQLAAASAEDIFPFIRSVSYPNNKAKHLAGLGRLLVSEFGGEVPSTIEELQRLPGVGRKTANVVVSVIYNQPAMAVDTHVFRVSHRLGLVPRTATTPLAVEKELVRHIPEELIPKAHHWLILHGRYICVARQPKCTICPLQSWCKYYADTTAKTLQASQKTSSKAPKGAK
- a CDS encoding Rne/Rng family ribonuclease, with amino-acid sequence MSNELIINSTQEGERIALLQDKRLIEYHFDRNDTNYSVGDIFLGTVKKVMPGLNAAFIDIGYEKDAFLHYGDLGEQFPSLSKWVRGVQSQKTPVGALKSFGLEKPLDKVGKIADTLKKSQQVLVQIVKEPISTKGPRLSTDISMAGRYLVLVPFSNTISVSKKIVSKTERERLKRLIASIKPDNFGVIIRTVAEGREVAELDRDMQSMTSKWEQLFTALRSAKPNDKVLGELGRTSSMLRDMLNESFDAITVDTTARYEEMRGYLEQIAPDKLGLLKHYTGKVKVFEHLGIEKQLKTLFGKTVTVPGGGYLVIEHTEALHVIDVNSGNKSNQESDQEATALMVNMLAAKEVARQLRLRDMGGIIVVDFIDMKSAESRKKVEDAVYQVMKHDKARYTILPITKFGLLQITRQRVRPAENIITGEVCPTCGGTGKISASIQVTDEIDNSIEDLLVTQNQSGITLHVHPFLHAYYTKGLVSRQMKWYLKYYKWIKVTKDTSLGLTDYRIEDENGEEIELHSAAAAMARLQDHEVDITD
- a CDS encoding RNA polymerase sigma factor is translated as METMQLSDSALISLYIAGNEEAFAHLLERYKSRVFTTIMLIVRDEDVAEDLLQDTFIKAIHTMKGGRYNEEGKFSSWICRIAHNLAIDFFRREKRSPLLNLDTTSHAFNSLSHAEEGVEAALTREETYARLRELIQELPAAQKEVLVMRHYGDMSFQEIADATGVSINTALGRMRYALINLRKKMAAQPVFYDQNLYPRETAPVRVQRIAG
- a CDS encoding porin family protein, with the translated sequence MKKILLAALLIGASAATASAQVEIGLKLSPSITNLRTESPSTLGFKNEKSKLTIGGGLVVDYFFGENYAFSSGLQLVGKGGTISYFDPNTNRRQEQKIGMQYLEVPLTVKLFTNDITTDTKLYFQLGGSVGGAIAAKINGEKRYTDPGNNNTETKASDHIIIPEAAVLAGLGVEYQVGQSTKVFAGLSYHRGLLNIDKYFDNERDFQDVTLKNSEFALDLGLKF
- a CDS encoding glycosyltransferase family 4 protein; this encodes MHIAVFSQYHTNPDCPATSRHYALLAYLARQHRITLISTRTWEPQRLTQQYPWVPAGVELRVADVPYENQMGVARRGLAFAQYAAYAVREGLRIDRPDVIWGISTPLTAAWAAAQVARRRKVPWVFEVQDLWPSFPIAMGAVPNRWAQRRLFALEKSLYGSARHIMALSPDMTRYVEATANHNPLAPARVSTVLNGTDLELAALATDEAVVTLRREQGLQGRRVVLYAGTLGRANDIPTLLAAAELLAAQRPEMVWLFMGLGFDEPRVREAASRCPAIRLVPPQPRHAVFSWFRLAEVSVVSFLGLPVLDANSPAKFYDSLAVGTPVIVTNNGWTRELVETHGCGWFSPPSDAPALAQLLHTLLEQPEQLRAAGAAGRQVAATAFDRQQLAATVQQILEQAAQ